The Candidatus Jordarchaeales archaeon genome includes a window with the following:
- the coaBC gene encoding bifunctional phosphopantothenoylcysteine decarboxylase/phosphopantothenate--cysteine ligase CoaBC: MISEHTSKQIIGTKSQILKGKKIALCITGSVAAVECPIIARELMRHGAEVYAVMTPAATKLISPALMEWATGNPVVTELTGMVEHISLAGEHPNAVSLVLVAPATANTISKIAYGIDDTPVTTVVTTAIGARIPVVVVPAMHESMYRHPIILENLKRLERYGIEVIGPRFEEGKAKMAHINTIIARVIEILTQKKDMKGLKVLITGGPTREYIDAVRYISNPSSGRMGVALAEEAFSRGAEVTLIYGPGTVEPPSNIKVIRVETTKEMLDASLSEISEKCYDIIICAAAVADYAPKNRVNEKIPSGKESLEISLVPLPKVIDAIRVAAPKAFLVGFKAEYGVSKEELISRAMKKLKNANLDMIVANDVSKPNAGFFAESNEVYVIDKEGNVHHIPLAHKRVVASKILDLILEKLWENRGRTLPEEELIKSST; this comes from the coding sequence TTGATTTCTGAACATACGTCGAAGCAAATCATCGGAACTAAGAGTCAAATTCTTAAGGGAAAAAAGATTGCTCTTTGTATAACAGGAAGTGTAGCCGCAGTTGAGTGTCCAATAATCGCTAGAGAACTAATGAGACACGGCGCTGAAGTATACGCGGTGATGACGCCTGCCGCTACCAAGTTGATTTCCCCTGCTTTGATGGAGTGGGCCACAGGAAACCCTGTTGTAACTGAGCTAACTGGGATGGTGGAGCACATTTCTCTAGCTGGAGAACATCCAAATGCCGTCTCCCTTGTTCTAGTTGCCCCCGCTACAGCAAACACCATAAGCAAGATAGCTTATGGCATTGATGACACTCCCGTGACGACTGTTGTTACAACAGCGATAGGTGCAAGAATTCCAGTAGTAGTTGTGCCAGCTATGCACGAGTCCATGTACCGCCACCCGATAATACTGGAAAACTTAAAGCGCCTGGAAAGGTACGGGATAGAAGTCATAGGACCTCGTTTCGAAGAAGGAAAAGCGAAAATGGCCCACATAAACACCATAATTGCGCGAGTCATAGAGATCCTTACACAGAAGAAAGATATGAAAGGATTGAAGGTCCTAATTACAGGAGGTCCCACAAGGGAGTATATTGACGCAGTAAGGTACATTAGCAATCCAAGCAGCGGCAGAATGGGTGTAGCGCTAGCCGAGGAGGCCTTCTCTAGAGGCGCGGAAGTGACCCTCATATATGGGCCTGGAACGGTCGAACCCCCCAGCAATATTAAAGTTATTAGAGTTGAGACAACAAAAGAGATGCTGGATGCCTCCCTCTCGGAAATAAGCGAGAAATGCTATGACATAATAATATGCGCTGCAGCAGTTGCAGATTACGCCCCAAAAAACAGGGTGAACGAAAAGATCCCATCTGGAAAAGAAAGTTTAGAAATCTCCCTTGTACCATTACCAAAAGTGATTGACGCTATAAGGGTCGCTGCACCGAAAGCATTCCTAGTTGGCTTCAAAGCGGAATATGGAGTTTCGAAAGAAGAGCTAATTTCGAGGGCTATGAAGAAACTTAAAAACGCAAACTTAGACATGATTGTCGCCAACGACGTATCTAAACCAAACGCAGGCTTTTTTGCAGAGTCAAACGAAGTTTATGTGATAGACAAGGAAGGAAACGTCCACCATATCCCACTTGCCCATAAAAGGGTTGTAGCATCAAAGATCCTAGATCTAATCCTCGAAAAACTCTGGGAGAACAGAGGAAGAACACTCCCCGAAGAAGAACTAATTAAATCAAGCACATGA
- a CDS encoding lipoate protein ligase C-terminal domain-containing protein — MGSSRLKVPGGKMIEAEVELEGGVIRRAKITGDFYFHPEEELEVLEEALRGVAIHAVEDVIKRFLSERGIVLVGINVEDIVKVVTDAAKK; from the coding sequence TTGGGAAGTTCGAGGCTGAAAGTTCCTGGAGGTAAAATGATAGAGGCGGAGGTGGAATTGGAGGGGGGAGTAATAAGGCGTGCGAAGATAACAGGCGACTTTTACTTCCACCCCGAAGAAGAGCTTGAAGTATTGGAAGAAGCTTTGAGGGGGGTAGCTATTCACGCGGTGGAGGATGTTATTAAGCGGTTTCTCAGCGAGAGGGGAATTGTTTTAGTGGGCATTAACGTGGAAGATATTGTTAAGGTGGTAACTGATGCCGCCAAGAAGTGA
- a CDS encoding methyltransferase domain-containing protein, translated as MHYDADFEKELERRLEPLRNLKNYEAWLSWFKNAEKRAEVYILKMKPFLKQISGLTVLDVGCGIGGACLALANLANLVVGIEINPLAIPLAKLKAKKAVKGAIDFILASGLNMPFRRGSFNLVICNDVLEHVDDKDKLLKEINSVLAKNGHLFLTTPNKLYPVEPHTGMFGLTLLPRRIANKIASLKFKMNADLPSLVTYKELVKLLTKNSFSHLINHPDWLLYENTPLLRGLTRVAKIRPFLWFLTLFSPLFTVLAKKWSSSSS; from the coding sequence ATGCACTATGACGCTGACTTCGAAAAAGAATTAGAGCGCCGCTTAGAACCATTAAGGAACCTAAAGAATTACGAAGCATGGCTTTCATGGTTTAAAAACGCTGAGAAGAGAGCCGAAGTTTACATATTGAAGATGAAGCCCTTCCTAAAACAAATTTCAGGATTGACAGTTCTCGACGTAGGTTGCGGGATTGGAGGAGCGTGCCTAGCACTCGCAAACCTCGCTAATCTAGTCGTCGGAATAGAGATAAACCCTCTCGCCATACCCCTTGCGAAGCTAAAAGCTAAAAAAGCGGTCAAGGGCGCAATCGACTTCATTTTAGCAAGCGGGTTAAACATGCCCTTTAGACGAGGAAGCTTCAACCTAGTTATATGCAATGACGTCCTCGAGCACGTCGACGACAAAGACAAACTTCTGAAAGAAATAAATTCGGTCCTTGCAAAAAACGGCCACCTCTTTTTAACAACACCAAACAAACTCTACCCAGTAGAACCGCACACCGGAATGTTTGGGTTAACCCTTCTACCCAGAAGGATAGCTAACAAAATTGCCTCATTGAAGTTCAAAATGAACGCCGACCTTCCATCACTTGTAACATACAAGGAACTTGTCAAACTGCTCACAAAAAACAGTTTTTCACATTTAATCAACCATCCAGACTGGTTGCTTTACGAAAACACACCACTGCTCAGAGGCTTGACCCGCGTTGCAAAAATAAGACCCTTCCTCTGGTTTTTAACTTTATTCTCCCCCCTCTTCACCGTGCTTGCAAAAAAATGGTCAAGTAGTTCAAGTTAA
- a CDS encoding Lrp/AsnC ligand binding domain-containing protein, producing the protein MFVVGLSAYILIKVASGHEKPVLLKLRELKNVECADLIYGIYDIIVKVNVRNVEELDDFVFGVVRQMDGVMETMTCICSKGES; encoded by the coding sequence GTGTTCGTTGTGGGTTTAAGTGCTTATATTTTGATAAAAGTCGCTTCTGGACACGAGAAACCAGTTCTCTTAAAGTTGAGGGAGCTTAAAAATGTTGAATGTGCAGACCTCATTTACGGGATTTATGATATAATAGTGAAAGTTAATGTAAGGAATGTTGAGGAGCTCGACGACTTTGTTTTCGGAGTGGTGAGACAGATGGACGGAGTCATGGAAACTATGACGTGCATCTGCTCTAAGGGAGAAAGCTGA